One Melitaea cinxia chromosome 20, ilMelCinx1.1, whole genome shotgun sequence DNA segment encodes these proteins:
- the LOC123663609 gene encoding protein PELPK1-like, translating into MEVQVSGGLNLGLISGDLKKSSSPFIIRKTSHHSPITINIKRETFKPQKFLPPKLPPILSLKTLPIKTKIKKALKCPVKPLKLLKVPTISKLPKLPKLPKLPLLPLIPPLLLPKIPKLPLLPLPLLPLIPPIPPPIMPLRKLIKPISVPILGKTKLQKALSSELKPLKVLSPKTKAKKRILENLRKLKKDGSLTTSQFIRFKKKFDL; encoded by the coding sequence gtACAAGTTTCAGGCGGTCTGAATCTTGGTCTTATTTCTGGCGATCTCAAAAAATCTTCAAGTCCGTTCATTATAAGGAAAACATCTCACCACTCTCCAATTACTATTAACATAAAACGAGAAACATTTAAACCACAAAAATTTCTACCTCCAAAGCTACCACCTATATTATCCTTAAAAACTCTTCctataaaaacgaaaataaaaaaggcCCTGAAATGTCCAGTAAAACcgctaaaattattaaaagtaccCACGATTTCTAAATTACCAAAATTACCGAAATTACCCAAATTGCCTCTTTTGCCTTTAATTCCTCCATTATTATTACCAAAAATCCCCAAATTACCATTATTACCCTTACCCCTATTACCATTGATACCTCCAATTCCCCCGCCAATAATGCCTTTGAGAAAATTAATAAAGCCTATTAGTGTTCCAATACTGGGAAAAACTAAGTTACAAAAAGCCTTAAGTTCGGAATTAAAGCCCTTAAAAGTGCTATCGCCCAAAACAAAGGCAAAGAAAAGGATATTGGAGAATCTTAGAAAACTAAAGAAAGACGGATCTTTGACTACATCACAATTCATACGATTTAAGAAGAAATTTgacttataa